A window of the Pseudoalteromonas sp. A25 genome harbors these coding sequences:
- the rpoH gene encoding RNA polymerase sigma factor RpoH has protein sequence MSKDLYALALTAGQQSASLDGYLQTVSAIPMLDAEQEKVLATRLQQEGDLEAAKQLIVSHLRFVAHIAKSYSGYGLPQADLIQEGNIGLMKAVKRFNPDVGVRLVSFAVHWIKAEIHEYVLKNWRIVKVATTKAQRKLFFNLRKNKKRLGWFNQDEVTTVANELGVSEKEVREMESRMSGQDMGFDLTSDDNDDAPASSYSPVQYLTDASGDLADVVEEEQWQEQSQTRLFNALKTLDERSQDIISARWLADEKATLQDLAEKYNVSAERVRQLEKSAMKKLQAAMS, from the coding sequence ATGAGTAAAGATTTATACGCATTAGCACTAACCGCTGGACAACAAAGCGCAAGCCTTGATGGCTACTTACAAACTGTAAGTGCTATACCTATGCTTGATGCTGAACAAGAAAAAGTGTTGGCCACCCGTCTTCAGCAAGAAGGGGATTTGGAAGCTGCTAAACAACTCATCGTTTCTCACCTTCGCTTTGTTGCCCATATTGCCAAAAGTTACTCTGGTTACGGTTTACCGCAGGCTGACTTAATTCAAGAAGGTAACATAGGTCTGATGAAGGCTGTTAAACGTTTTAATCCTGATGTCGGTGTTAGACTCGTTTCATTTGCGGTGCACTGGATAAAAGCCGAAATTCATGAGTACGTGTTAAAGAACTGGCGTATTGTTAAGGTTGCAACCACAAAAGCACAGCGTAAACTGTTCTTTAATTTAAGAAAGAATAAAAAGCGTTTGGGCTGGTTTAACCAAGACGAAGTAACCACAGTTGCAAATGAACTTGGCGTGAGTGAAAAAGAAGTACGCGAAATGGAATCACGTATGAGCGGCCAAGATATGGGCTTTGATTTAACATCAGACGATAACGACGACGCACCTGCAAGCAGCTATTCTCCTGTTCAATACTTGACTGATGCAAGTGGTGACTTAGCTGACGTAGTTGAAGAAGAGCAGTGGCAAGAGCAATCACAGACTCGTTTGTTTAATGCCCTTAAAACGTTAGATGAGCGTTCACAAGATATCATCAGTGCGCGTTGGTTAGCTGATGAAAAAGCAACACTACAAGACCTGGCAGAAAAGTATAATGTGTCAGCAGAGCGTGTACGTCAGTTAGAAAAGTCAGCAATGAAAAAGTTACAAGCTGCAATGAGCTAA
- the ftsX gene encoding permease-like cell division protein FtsX has product MSLLFKSREAQTSSQNKSLFLRIYFFVLTVFRQGVNSLGEMWRTPMASMMTILVLGLSLTLPATLYIVVKNVQQVSSGFNDAAEISLFVKESMNEQQTQTLVKRLALYPEVADVKLISKSQALEEFKRISGFGQALDYLEENPLPNVVLVTPTSRYRKPQAAQQLLDKLEKEREVEFGKLDIEWLERLNALLSLLKESVVTIALLLLSAVILIIGNTIRLSIMDKKEEIQVLKLVGATNTFIHTPFIWTGIWYGIVGGLVAFMSVAMMLWWLESAVSMVAGVYQSSFVLQGLNLNELMILLLLAITLGFGGSFFSVHRYIKDIEPDKV; this is encoded by the coding sequence ATGAGTTTGCTATTCAAAAGTCGTGAAGCACAAACGAGTAGTCAAAATAAGTCTTTGTTTTTGCGTATTTACTTTTTTGTACTCACGGTATTCCGTCAAGGGGTAAATAGCTTAGGGGAGATGTGGCGTACACCTATGGCCTCGATGATGACAATTTTGGTTTTGGGGTTAAGTCTCACGCTACCAGCTACCTTATATATAGTGGTAAAAAATGTACAGCAGGTGAGCAGCGGCTTTAACGATGCTGCAGAAATATCTCTTTTTGTAAAAGAGTCAATGAACGAGCAACAAACTCAGACTCTTGTGAAGCGCCTTGCATTATATCCTGAAGTAGCAGATGTGAAATTAATATCTAAATCGCAAGCTTTGGAAGAGTTTAAACGGATCTCGGGCTTTGGACAGGCGCTAGATTATCTAGAAGAGAACCCTTTGCCAAATGTGGTATTGGTTACACCGACTAGTCGTTATAGAAAGCCTCAAGCTGCTCAGCAGTTGCTAGATAAATTAGAAAAGGAACGTGAAGTAGAGTTTGGTAAGCTAGATATTGAATGGTTAGAGCGTTTAAATGCACTCTTAAGTTTATTGAAAGAAAGTGTCGTTACCATCGCTCTGTTATTACTCAGTGCAGTGATCTTGATTATTGGTAACACCATACGCCTATCCATAATGGATAAAAAAGAAGAAATTCAAGTATTAAAACTGGTTGGTGCAACAAACACGTTTATTCACACCCCATTTATATGGACAGGTATATGGTATGGCATTGTTGGTGGATTAGTCGCGTTTATGAGCGTAGCAATGATGCTTTGGTGGTTAGAGTCGGCGGTTTCCATGGTTGCTGGGGTGTATCAAAGTTCATTTGTATTACAGGGCCTTAATTTAAATGAATTGATGATTTTACTGCTTTTGGCGATAACATTAGGATTTGGCGGGTCGTTTTTCTCCGTACATCGTTACATAAAAGATATTGAGCCGGATAAGGTATAA
- the ftsE gene encoding cell division ATP-binding protein FtsE produces the protein MIKFDQVSKTYPGGHRALEKVSFELGNGELAFLTGHSGAGKSTLLKLISVMERPSAGHVFINGVDLNSVKNRQIPFVRRDIGIIFQNHRLLERYNVFDNVALPLVIEGMHHKHIAKRVHAALDKVGLLDKVRCQPSTLSGGEQQRVGIARAIVNSPPLLLADEPTGNLDPELSMEILKLFEDFNRHGTAVLIATHDLGLIARMKYRSLTLSHGRMSQDPLMEGGL, from the coding sequence ATGATCAAATTTGACCAAGTCAGCAAAACATATCCAGGTGGTCACAGAGCGCTGGAAAAGGTGAGTTTTGAGCTAGGTAATGGCGAACTTGCTTTTTTAACCGGTCACAGTGGTGCGGGTAAAAGTACTTTATTAAAGTTGATCAGCGTTATGGAGCGCCCCTCGGCAGGACATGTATTTATCAATGGCGTTGATTTAAATAGCGTTAAAAATCGACAGATCCCTTTTGTAAGACGCGATATTGGCATCATTTTTCAAAACCACCGCTTACTTGAGCGTTACAACGTATTCGACAACGTTGCATTACCCCTGGTTATCGAAGGTATGCATCATAAGCATATTGCAAAAAGAGTCCATGCGGCATTAGATAAAGTAGGGCTTTTAGATAAAGTACGTTGCCAGCCTAGTACGTTATCTGGAGGAGAGCAACAGCGCGTGGGAATTGCCAGGGCCATTGTCAATTCTCCACCACTATTACTGGCAGATGAACCAACAGGTAACTTAGACCCTGAGCTATCGATGGAAATTTTGAAACTATTTGAAGATTTTAATCGTCACGGTACAGCAGTACTTATAGCTACACACGATCTTGGGCTTATCGCTAGAATGAAGTATCGTAGTTTGACATTGAGCCATGGCCGTATGAGCCAAGATCCATTAATGGAGGGAGGGCTATGA
- the ftsY gene encoding signal recognition particle-docking protein FtsY, translating to MGKKNKFLSWFGFGKKEAEQSQQQTEAEENLAKAQVEQAATEQAEREEAERQRLAAEAQAKAQAEKDAAEQAAREEAERQRLAAEAQAKAQAEKEAAELAVREDAERQRLAAEAEAKAQAEKDAAEQAAREDAERQRLAAEAEAKAQAEKDAAEQAAREDAERQRLAAEAEAKAQAEKDAAEQAAREDAERQRLAAEAEAKAQAEKDAADKPKKEGFFSRLKKGLLKTKVNLGSGIASIFKGKKIDDDLFEELETQLLTADLGVDTTMKLIDNLTDAADRKQLKDGDALYELMKQEMADMLKEAEKPLQLPENKKPFVILMVGVNGVGKTTTIGKLAKQFQQQGKSVMLAAGDTFRAAAVEQLQVWGERNNIPVIAQHTGADSASVVFDAFQAAQARNMDVLIADTAGRLQNKDNLMQELEKIARVMKKLDPDAPHEVMLTIDAGTGQNAISQVNLFNKAVGLTGITLTKLDGTAKGGVIFAVADKFQIPIRYIGVGEGIDDLRTFKSDDFIDALFSNDDA from the coding sequence ATGGGAAAAAAGAACAAATTTCTGTCTTGGTTTGGATTTGGAAAAAAAGAAGCAGAGCAATCTCAGCAACAAACCGAAGCTGAGGAAAATCTCGCTAAAGCACAGGTTGAACAGGCGGCTACAGAGCAAGCTGAACGTGAAGAAGCCGAGCGTCAACGTTTAGCCGCTGAGGCGCAGGCTAAAGCACAAGCAGAGAAAGACGCTGCAGAGCAAGCGGCACGAGAAGAGGCTGAGCGTCAACGTTTAGCCGCTGAGGCGCAGGCCAAAGCACAAGCGGAGAAAGAAGCCGCAGAGCTGGCGGTACGTGAAGACGCCGAGCGTCAACGTTTAGCCGCTGAGGCTGAAGCTAAAGCACAGGCAGAGAAAGACGCTGCAGAGCAAGCGGCACGTGAAGACGCCGAACGTCAACGTTTAGCCGCTGAGGCAGAAGCTAAAGCACAGGCAGAGAAAGACGCTGCAGAGCAAGCGGCACGAGAAGACGCCGAGCGTCAACGTTTAGCCGCCGAAGCAGAAGCTAAAGCACAAGCGGAGAAAGACGCTGCAGAGCAAGCGGCACGAGAAGACGCCGAGCGTCAACGTTTAGCCGCTGAGGCAGAAGCTAAAGCACAGGCAGAGAAAGACGCTGCAGATAAACCTAAAAAGGAAGGCTTTTTCTCACGTTTGAAGAAAGGCTTATTGAAAACGAAAGTTAACCTAGGCTCTGGTATTGCTTCGATTTTCAAAGGTAAGAAAATAGATGATGACTTATTTGAAGAGCTAGAAACCCAGCTATTAACAGCAGATCTTGGTGTTGATACAACAATGAAGTTAATCGACAACCTGACTGATGCCGCAGATCGCAAACAATTAAAAGATGGTGATGCGCTTTATGAATTAATGAAGCAAGAAATGGCTGATATGCTCAAAGAAGCTGAAAAGCCACTGCAGTTACCGGAAAATAAAAAGCCATTTGTAATATTAATGGTGGGTGTAAACGGCGTAGGTAAAACGACTACGATCGGAAAGTTAGCGAAGCAGTTTCAACAACAGGGCAAGTCAGTCATGCTCGCAGCTGGTGATACTTTTAGAGCTGCGGCAGTTGAACAGCTTCAAGTTTGGGGAGAGCGTAATAATATCCCTGTGATAGCACAACATACAGGTGCTGATAGTGCGTCAGTTGTATTTGATGCGTTTCAAGCCGCACAGGCGCGTAATATGGACGTGTTAATTGCCGATACTGCTGGGCGTCTGCAGAACAAAGATAACTTGATGCAAGAGCTAGAAAAAATAGCCCGTGTTATGAAAAAACTTGACCCTGATGCGCCTCATGAAGTGATGTTAACTATTGATGCCGGCACAGGACAAAACGCGATAAGCCAAGTAAACCTATTTAATAAAGCAGTTGGATTAACGGGTATTACACTGACTAAACTTGATGGTACGGCTAAAGGTGGTGTGATTTTCGCTGTCGCTGATAAGTTTCAGATCCCTATTCGTTACATTGGTGTTGGTGAAGGTATTGATGATTTGCGAACATTTAAAAGCGACGATTTCATTGACGCATTATTCAGTAATGATGATGCTTAA
- the rsmD gene encoding 16S rRNA (guanine(966)-N(2))-methyltransferase RsmD encodes MRKKKPAKPHQNDGVIRIISGQFKGRKLPVKDVAGLRPTTDRIKETVFNWLMQDTRDATVLDCFAGSGGLGFECLSRFAKSACFIELDNQAAQQLHSNINTLKLSNARVLNSNSINVLTNNTDGLTFDLVFVDPPFRQNLAQQTCDLLEQNNWLTDDALIYVEVEKELNLSSPSNWQILKEKQAGQVLCRLYQRNN; translated from the coding sequence ATGAGAAAAAAAAAGCCCGCAAAACCTCACCAAAATGATGGCGTGATCCGTATTATTAGCGGTCAATTTAAAGGCCGCAAGTTACCCGTAAAAGATGTTGCAGGGCTGCGACCAACAACTGATAGAATCAAAGAAACCGTCTTCAATTGGTTAATGCAAGATACCAGAGACGCGACCGTATTAGATTGTTTTGCCGGTTCTGGCGGACTGGGATTTGAGTGTTTATCAAGGTTTGCGAAAAGCGCTTGCTTTATTGAGCTTGATAACCAAGCAGCTCAACAATTACACAGCAACATTAATACACTCAAGCTAAGCAATGCTCGAGTTTTAAATAGTAATTCGATTAATGTGCTGACTAACAATACAGACGGCCTTACCTTTGACCTCGTATTTGTCGATCCCCCTTTTCGACAGAACCTTGCTCAACAAACTTGCGATCTATTAGAACAAAATAATTGGCTTACAGACGACGCATTAATCTACGTAGAAGTAGAAAAAGAGCTCAACTTGAGCTCCCCTAGCAATTGGCAAATACTCAAAGAAAAGCAGGCAGGACAAGTCCTTTGCCGACTTTATCAACGTAACAACTAA